One Triticum dicoccoides isolate Atlit2015 ecotype Zavitan chromosome 3B, WEW_v2.0, whole genome shotgun sequence genomic window, agccatggagaagttagaatacagtaggtataatgcaaaaataaaatatgaatgggttttcaactatacttaaagtagtgatttgctttgttatgctaatggatctcacaaggttttgttgagttttatgtgattgaagttttcaagttttgggtgagatcaggatggatgaaggaataaggagtgacaagagcctaagcttggggatgcccgaggcaccccaaggtaatattcaaggactctcaagcaactaagcttggggatgccccggaaggcatcccctctttcttctaggaACTATCGGTAATttttcttggagctatatttttattcgtcacatatcatgagtttgtttggagcatcgtgtattatatgagtctttgctttgttttctttttagtttgtcacaatcatctttgctggacACACTTATTTGAGAGAGACACGCGTTTATCAtgctttgttagaatactctatgtgcttcacttaaatcttttgagctaggaagttgctctagtacttcacttatatttttttagcaTGGCGGtgattatattttaaagaaatagatgcactctaatgcttcacttatatatttttgagtgttgataatagtaatggtaattcgcacaagatatgaatttggtcccaatATGATgaatatccaagagggatataataaaaacttccatatagatcATTAGATACGATAAGCTTGGTTccttgcaattatatatcattttttgggactaacctattaacttagtgcccagtgccagttgctgtttttttgcttgtttttggcttttcaggaaaTCAATATAAAAAAGAGTCCAAACAGAGAAAAAACTTTGGAttgatttttctggaccagaagagaccctagaaggttcgggagaaggccagaagagccacgagggagCAACAAGCTCAagggcgcccccaggcttgtgggcccctcgtggcacctccaaccataattccacctctataaatactcaaATAGTCCCCTGAcatcagagagccacccgaaatacTTTTTCCGCTGCCGTAaggtccagaaccacgagatcccatctagaggccttctctggtactctgtcggagggggaatcgatcacggaggggctctacctcaaccttgttgcccttctgatgatgcatgagtagtttaccacagacctacgggtccatagttagtagctagatggcttcttctctctctttgatcttcaatacaatgttctccttgatgttcttggagatctatttgatgtaatgaccttttgcggtgtgtttgttgggatccgatgaattgtgagtttatgatcagatctatccacgaatattatttgagttttctctgaactcttttatgcatgattactatagctttgtatttctctccgatctattgatttggtttgaccaactagattgatttatcttgcaatgggagaggtgcttcgtaatgggttcaatcttgcggtgctcaatcctagtgacaaaaggggacatgacacgtattgtatcattgctattaaggataaaaggatggggtttattcatacgtgggtttactttgtctacatcatgtcatcttgtttaaggcgtaACTCCAttctttattaacttaatactataggtgcatgctggatagcgggcagtgtgtggagtaatagtagtagatgcagaatcatttcggtctacttgtctcagacgtgatgcctatatatatgatcattgccttggatatcgtcataattatttgcttttctatcaattgcccaacagtaatttgtttaccccctgtatgctattttcaagagagaagcctctagtgaaaactatggctccgggtctacttttatcatatattaaaaccaaaaataccttgatgcgtttttactttatttattttattttgtatttttgtccgATCTATCTATGTAtcaccatacaatttaatcttgctcgtaaccgttgagggattggcaaccccttgtcCGCGTTGGGTTGTaaggatttgttgtttgtgtgcaggtgctgctaacgaggtgttgcttggttctcctactggatcggtaaccttggttcttaactgagggaaatacttatctctattgtactgtaACATCCTCtcatcttcggggaaatcccaacgcagtttCACAAGTAGCATGAAGCTGGTGCGGATAGCGTACCAGTGATACGATAATGACCTCACATTGCATTcttgaatgatgtacatgtcgtagGGCGTAACGCGCTTTAGCGCGTGAAATGATTCATGCACTTGCTGGCAGAAGGTCCCCCCTCGTCTCCTGCCTACGAAATCCACAGATACAACCAACcacgcatcgcacaacaactcatcctccatggcCGAGTAGCTCGCCATCCTTTGTACTCTAAAAAACGATATAGCGTTCGAAAGtaagctcaatggcatttgaccgGACATCCGCCAAGCATGGTGTCCGTCATAGAGGTCGTCAATAGGGGGCGAAGTGTACTTAGGTACAAACGACTACAGGGTGGACAGCGCCGTCGCAGAGGTGAGCGGACGCGTCGGTGCTGGTTGCGGACGTCCAGCAATGCCTATGTGGCGATCGGAGACGTATAACACAACAACAAAGGTGGAGGGTGCGGATGCAAAGCAAGGGGAAGAAGGGACGGAGTGGAAGGAAATGAGACCGGGAGGGGAATTGGGTGGGCCGGGGGTGTCGGACTCCGCTGTTCGAACTCCCGCTACCACCACCCCACACACATTGTCTCTAATTTGTAGGAGAAAATACGTCCGGACCGATCGGCAGACCGATACAGACCCGCGCTGATGGCTTTTGCAGTCTGGACAGTGTGGTCCAGACGGATGCAGACGGTTTAagggtcagcgttggagatgctctaacctcaTTGGTTTTTTTGCATCATTATTATTTTTGCATCATTTTGGGCCTTCCAAATGTGCCAAATCGTTATTAGTACCACGAAAGCCGTGGCCTCGCCGAAGGAAATCAAAAGTCCAATGCGGTCGACCGCGTTGGAGTGTTGGAgatatagctggccaaacgggccgggctagctgggccggcccaatagCACGCAATCACGACACGGCCCAGGCACGACACCACCCAGGCTAAACGAGCTAGGCCCGACACGCAGCACGCCAGGGGTGGTGCTTGGGCTTGGAGGCTGGGCACACGGGCCGGCATGACACAACCCgtttattattattttgttttttctgaatttttaaaaTATATTTACCCTATATAATCAGCCTAATAGGCCTAAAATGGCCCAAATACAGCCCATAAGCCCGAACTGTAAACagactgctaaacgggccaacggGCCGGCCCGATTAGCTAAGCGGCCATGCCTGGGCTTGGAGGCGCAGCACGTGGGCTCGCACGGCGCGGCCCGCTTACTAATCGTGCCCCCATAGGCCGTGTCGTGCCTGGCCTGATTAGcatgggccggcccgtttggccagctctGCTTGGAGATGCCCCTTTGGATGCTCCGCAGCCGAATAGGCAAACGAGCGCTCTGTACCCTGCTCTCCTAGGTTTCAGTGGATTTTCATGGCGGCGGCGCTGCGGACGCCGGCGATTCGCAGTCGCCCCCTCGCCGCCTACACATTTCTCCGGACCCGCAGCGGCTTCTCCACTAACCCACCACCCCCGCACACACCCGTCACTATCAGCGCCGAGCTCCTCCGCCTTCTCTCCGCCGCCCCCGCTTGGACACACGACCTGGCTCGAGCCGTCTCCTCCACCCTCTCCGCcgccccttccccctcccccgatgTTGTCCTCTCCGTCCTCCGCTCCCTACAGAACACCTCTCTCGCCggtcccttcttcctcctcgcctcctccgcctcctctccccACTCACTGCCCCCCGAAGCGTATAACGCCGTCCTCCCATTCCTCTCCCACGACCTAGCGGCTCTCGACAAGGTCCTGGAAGAGATGTCCCTCCTGGGCTACGGCCTTCCCAACCCTGCCTGCGCCACTCTAGTCTCCACCCTCGTCCGCTCCCGCCGCCTCGACGACGCCTTCCATGCCATTGGCACCATGCGGCGGCTCAAGTTCAGGCCGGCGTTCTCTGCGTACACCGTGCTGATTGGTGCTCTGGCTGAGGCGCGGCAGCCCGAGCGTGCGCTTGAACTGCTGCGGCAGATGCAAGAGGTCGGGTATGAGGTGGGCGTGCCTCTTTTCACGACGTTGGTGCGGACCCTGGCCCGCGAGGGAAGAGTGGAGGGCGCGTTGATGCTGGTGGATGAGGTGAAGGGGAGATGCCTTGAGCCAGATATTGTGTTGTACAATGTGTGTATTGATTGTTTTGGAAAGGCTGGGAATGTGGACATGGCCTGGAAGTTCTTTCATGAGCTGAGAGCCCAGGGTCTGCAGCCAGATGATGTATCATACACAAGCATGATCTGGGTGCTTTGCAAGGCAGGGAGACTAGGTGAGGCAGAGGAGTTATTTGGGCAGATGGAAGTGGAAAGGGCTGCGCCTTGTGCTTACGCATATAATACTATGATCATGGGATATGGGTCAGCTGACCGGTTTGATGATGCTTACAAGCTGCTTGAGCGCTTGAGGGAGAGGGGTTGTATTCCATCTGTCATTTCATTTAATTCAATTATCACGTGCCTCGGGAAGAAGAGGAGGGTTGATGAGGCACTGAGATTGCTTGATGTCATGAAGAAGGATGCTAAGCCAAATACCTCGACGTATAACATCATTATTGATATGTTGTGCATGGCTGGGAGGGTTAATGAAGCATATAAGATACGTGATGAAATGGAACTTGATGGTCTGTATCCAAACTTAATGACGGTTAACATAATGGTGGATAGGCTGTGCAAGGCAAAGCTGCTCGATGAGGCCCATACAATATTTGAAAGCGCGAGTCAGAGAGGTTGCAATCCTGATTCTGTGACGTACTGTTCCCTTATGGATGGCCTTGGAAAGAAGGGAAAGATTGATGAGGCCTATAGGCTATTCGAGAAAATGTTGGATGCAGGCCACAATGGTAATCCTGTGTTATATACTTCCTTGATCAGGAATTGCTTTCTGCATGGAAGGAAAGAAGATGGGCACAAGATCTTCAAAGAGATGATCCGTCGAGGATGCAAGCCTGATCTCATCCTACTTAACACATATATGGATTGtgttttcaaagcaggtgagattgAAAAGGGAAGAGCAATTTTTGAGGACATCAAGAGTTATGGGTTTCTTCCTGATGTCCGAAGTTACTCCATTTTGATTCATGGTCTCACAAAAGCTGGTCAGGCTAGAGAAACGTCCAATATTTTTCACACAATGAGTCAGCAAGGTTTTGCACTTGATGCTCGGGCTTACAATGCTGTTATTGATGGGTTATGCAAATCTGGAAAGGTAGACAGGGCCTATGAAGTTCTCGAGGAGATGAAGCTAAAACATATCTCTCCAACGGTTGCCACATATGGATCGATTATTGATGGTCTGGCCAAGATTGATAGGTTAGATGAGGCTTACATGCTTTTTGAAGAAGCAAAATCGAAAGGAATAGAATTGAATATTATTTTGTATAGTTCTCTCATAGATGGTTTTGGGAAGGCTGGCAGGATAGATGAAGCTTATTTAATTTTAGAAGAGATGCTGCAGAAGGGTCTGACTCCAAATGCTTATACATGGAATAGTCTCATGGATGCTTTAGTGAAAGCTGAAGAAATCAACGAGGCCCTTATTTGTTTCCAGTCAATGAAGGAAATGAAATGTCCACCAAATACCTATACATACAGCATTCTTATAAATGGCCTTTGCCGTGTACAGAAGTACAACAAGGCTTTTGTGTTCTGGCAAGAAATGCAGAAACAAGGTTTGATCCCAAACGTTGTCACTTACACAACCATGATCTCCGGGCTTGCAAAGGGAGGGAACATAACAGATGCTTACAACCTATttgtggggttcaaaaccaatggtGGAGTTCCTGACTCTGCATGTTTCAATGCTCTCATAGAGGGTATGAGCAATGCAAACAGAGCAATGGAGGCGTATCACATATTTGAAGAGACTCGTCTAAGGGCATGTAGAGTCAATGTGACGACATGCGTCAGTCTTTTAGACGCTTTGAACAAGTCTGAATGTCTCGAGCAAGCTGCGGTCGTTGGTGCAGTTCTGAGTGAGATTTCCAAATCTCAGCATGCTTCTAGATCTTTGTAATATTCAGGATCTTGTATTGCGACACTTGTTGTTGCAGAATTTGCATCTCTGCTGTGACTGAGTTGATCTGGCTGTACAGTTTGTGCTTCTTGGTCACTTGATATGGGAGTTTTTATGTGGcttataatatattttttaaatggcTGAAATTGAATGCATGCCTGTTGTGCTGCTGTCTGGAGAGAAGACATTCTTCTGCAGTTCCCTTGATTCTGGTAAGGTTCTGAATCTTCAAATttatatacctgcttctagaaaagAAGAAAAATCCAGTCACTATGCCTAATCATATGTTGGAACCAATCTTGTTATCAGGTAAGCTGATGATTTGGACCCTCCAAGTTAGCACGTCAACTTATTTTGGAACATCTTATCAAACCTTAGCCATATGAACCACAGTTAATGCAGAAGGCTTAGTTTGAATACTTCCCTCCTTGCTGTTTTTTTAAACATTATTAGAATTTAGGGACAATCTTCAATATTTTGCCATTTGAAATGACGAAAGTTAGCCAAATCATAGTATGGTGTGCTCCTCTAGACTTTCCTTCATTGGTGTTGTTGAAAATTCCTATGAAGTTCCTGTGAAATTCCTTCACTCGAAACAGGCACAAATCACATGATTTGAACAATGGAGTTGAGTTCATCATTGATGATAAATAGTTGAGATTGGTAGCTTGCTGACCAATGTTTTTGGCATCTTGCTTTTCTTTTGCTGTATTAAGTTGATTTAGTTTGAATATTTATTATTTTGCCTCCTTgctgtttaaattttcaaaaagttTGAATTTAGAGACAATCTTCAGTATTTTGCCATTTGGAATGTTGAAAGTTAGCCAGAACATATTATGATATGCTCCTCTAGACTTCTCTTCATTGGTGTTTTTGTTgaaaattcctatgaaattcctgcaTTTGAAACAGGCGCCAATCACATGATTTGAGGAATGGAATTGAAATTTCATCACTGATGTTAAAAAGTTGAGTTTGTTCGCTTGCTGTCTAATGTTTTTGGCATCTCGATTTTTCTCTTGCCGTGTAAAGTTGATGGTACAGTTGCTGCTTATGTTAGGGCCTCTCAAACAATCGGTTCTGGCTCATGAAATCTGTTGAAGTGTG contains:
- the LOC119275757 gene encoding pentatricopeptide repeat-containing protein At3g06920-like; the encoded protein is MAAALRTPAIRSRPLAAYTFLRTRSGFSTNPPPPHTPVTISAELLRLLSAAPAWTHDLARAVSSTLSAAPSPSPDVVLSVLRSLQNTSLAGPFFLLASSASSPHSLPPEAYNAVLPFLSHDLAALDKVLEEMSLLGYGLPNPACATLVSTLVRSRRLDDAFHAIGTMRRLKFRPAFSAYTVLIGALAEARQPERALELLRQMQEVGYEVGVPLFTTLVRTLAREGRVEGALMLVDEVKGRCLEPDIVLYNVCIDCFGKAGNVDMAWKFFHELRAQGLQPDDVSYTSMIWVLCKAGRLGEAEELFGQMEVERAAPCAYAYNTMIMGYGSADRFDDAYKLLERLRERGCIPSVISFNSIITCLGKKRRVDEALRLLDVMKKDAKPNTSTYNIIIDMLCMAGRVNEAYKIRDEMELDGLYPNLMTVNIMVDRLCKAKLLDEAHTIFESASQRGCNPDSVTYCSLMDGLGKKGKIDEAYRLFEKMLDAGHNGNPVLYTSLIRNCFLHGRKEDGHKIFKEMIRRGCKPDLILLNTYMDCVFKAGEIEKGRAIFEDIKSYGFLPDVRSYSILIHGLTKAGQARETSNIFHTMSQQGFALDARAYNAVIDGLCKSGKVDRAYEVLEEMKLKHISPTVATYGSIIDGLAKIDRLDEAYMLFEEAKSKGIELNIILYSSLIDGFGKAGRIDEAYLILEEMLQKGLTPNAYTWNSLMDALVKAEEINEALICFQSMKEMKCPPNTYTYSILINGLCRVQKYNKAFVFWQEMQKQGLIPNVVTYTTMISGLAKGGNITDAYNLFVGFKTNGGVPDSACFNALIEGMSNANRAMEAYHIFEETRLRACRVNVTTCVSLLDALNKSECLEQAAVVGAVLSEISKSQHASRSL